The Carassius auratus strain Wakin chromosome 7, ASM336829v1, whole genome shotgun sequence genome contains the following window.
GAACTGAACTATAATAAGGACAAACCTTGGATAATAATACTACGTCATTTCCAGTGATACTATTCCAAAAACACAATTATTGATGCCATTTTTACATCGCATACAAAGAAAAACAGAGTCTATAAGATAATAAAACTATACGATTAAACCACTAAATGATTGTTGTTCATAGGTCAAAAGCCTACATTACCCTTCAGTACTATCTAGTTTAAAACCATAAGTGAAATATAGCACTGATTTATGAAACAATCTGTTTCTGTACAAATCATTCTCCTTCATGTCCACGCACTGAAGTCTCTCAGACTGAATTAGAGCATGGCAGTTTGTGAACAGATAAAATTAACTACAACACctacattaataaaaacaatgattgCTCAGTTTGTCATGGAAGtcaatcctgtaaaaaaaaagcaaagactGAGGGCGGAATAAATCTGAACGTGAAAAAGTTTATGATAACCACGCAGAATTAAAGTCACCTAAAGAGAGTACTTGAAGGTGTAAAAGCACCACTGGCATAATGACTAGAGAAAACCGAACTAACGTTTACTGATGAATACATGGGGATATCCTGGTGCAGGTATCacatagaaaaatacatttttcatttacttaTACTATCTCAATTTAGCCTACTACTACCATTGCATCAGATCAAAGCTGGCTGAAAGTCTGTGACTTATTCATTAAACTTggtatttactttattttgaccGAATAGTTTGATAAAACTTGTGTAGTTTAAACTTTGTTTCAGTCAACCAAGTGTTTTTTAACGAATCAGATGGGTGAGTGATTCGATGACTCGTTCATAAGACGTCAACGATTCACGAGACCTATACTTGACGCAACGTGCTGAAAGCGCTCTGAATGAATCAGCGAGAGAATCTAGACGATTCTTTAGTGCACTGATTCAAATAATCCAGTTTACTGGTATGAATCACAATTAACTGCACTAACGTGATAGACTTTATATTTCAAACTTAGAAAATAAGTGGTCCGGCAGCTGTCGGCTAGTAAAATAGATCACGGACACTGTATTAGTACCAGAAACAATTAACCGCCTTCACAGTAGCAAAGTAACTAACTCCCCATCAAAAGTCGGTTTGTAATGGGGGTTTCACTCAAGGCCAGCGGGAAAAATAAACAGCGCGCGATACAAAGACGCTTTTACCAGAGCCAGAGTCACTTAAGAGTGACGTTTGACCTTCATTGGAACCTTTATGGTGACTGGTtttcttgtaataaaaacaaCCCTTCTaggtgagagagagagcttcACTGTGCCCTAGATTTGACTAACGTTACTTAAAACGGTCTTGTCTAGATTGCAGATATATATACAGACAGTAAAGTAATTTTGGCAGTGCACAGTCGTTTGATGCTCAATTTATGTAATCTTGATTAGTACTGCGGCTCAGCGGAGAGGAAGAATGAGGATgtcaatgttttttgtaaaataaagtataataacaACAACTCGCTTGGCAGTTCAGAAAAGTTGCCCAGGTGATCCTCGGTTGTGTCCTACTCATACAGCTATTATAACGCGGAAGTTGTAAACCATGCCGATGCAAACTTGAGCATTAAAGAATGTGCAGTtatataaaacatcaaaataaattgaTTGACACGCTCCTTGAATTAAAGCATTTGCATTTAGAGAAAATGAGTAGCTTTCTTGTAACACACTGAGCATCACGTTTCAGGAGAACGCCTGAAGAAAACGCATTAATACTTACACCCATATCTAGGACGGAAACCGTCTGTCTCGTCAGAAGTTGACATGTTTTCTCAAAAGTTTTACAAGTCTTATTTCCTTGCGAGTTCTCGATGCAGATCTCTGTCCTTTGAGATTTATATTTAGACCTCGAGAAGGCACCTCTGGCCCCCTTACTTTGCTGCACAGTTTCAGcgacttttttttcttgaaaaccCACTGATGTCATGGGCGTGTTCCTTCCTAAATCCTGAAGTATGCGTTTCAGGAAACACCCAACTCAAGAATATCAGCTCCAAACTCTTAAAACTGTGACTGCATCGCCCTCTGCTGCCCACATGGGTCACAGTCTGCCCCCGCACTCTGTGATTCTCCAGCAGAGGGCCTTAGGATAACTAAtacttattcatttatataatatttggttttaaaatcatttctataataaattattaaacgtaataaaataaaaaaacacatttacatgtacttaatttaaattacattatatttaaatgtaattgaatttaatttgtaatttttttaatcacaaaattAATCATAATGAAGTAGTGTTATATTTTATTGACGCTACTTTtgttaataaacaaatacaaatcaagaGGAAATGTATGTATATAACGTTTAGACTCTTTAGCCTATAAAAGTAGCCGTGGCCAACATTATTATTAGcctaggaaatatcagtttacatttccaaacattcattttgccattaattgtaataatccagtgagatttttgtctgTCAACAGTCAGTGCTCCACACCGAGATCTGatctcttcatcatcctcatgtctgtctggagtgacatgaagaagcagaacaaactgagacagactcaatccagaaaaCCTGCTGGTCACGTCTCCAAGACGCTTCAAGACCATCTGGCACCAGTGTGAGCTTCATTTAAGACTAAATCACAATAGGTTGTCAGATATTAACGGGTAAGTCGTGTCAATATAGGCTAAATGCCCCCCCCCCTCCTTATaattcatgaaatgttttttttctattctactctactctactctactcatGTAAGTACATCTACAGCTGCAGTATGCCTGCAAAGGTACAGTTTCTGAGAGCATTCAGGAGAATTACCTACTGAACATGCAATAACCTGCGTCTTTGTGTTCCATGTCTCAGCCACTGCAAAATAAATAGGCTTTCCTTTACCCAATAGCTGACCCGATATAATCCATTAACCGAAGTCAGGGCGGAGCATATCAGTTTATAAACCAGCCAGTGAACTGTTAGGTAGTGTGTGTTTACCTCACTGTGCTGTGACTGACTCAGGACCATGAGGAGCTCAGAGATCCTGACCGGACTGATCATAGTCGGGCTCTTCACCGTCATGTGCTCTGGACAAACTTCCCAAGAACTCACAGATGACATACAGCTGTCCCAGCATGAAACGGAGAAGGAACTGGTGAGAAGGCTaccaaataatacatatttttatatttgtttattttctgtgtgAAATGGTGAGACCTATTTGGCCATTTATCTGTAAACCAAACACTGAATAATTGGTTGGTGAAGTGTCAAccttgtttgtgtttatatttaggctatattttttaaatatttgtattcatatcttaaataaaaatatgtttcataTTCAGTTACTTATGGATACTTATGTTTTTGCATAGGCTGAGGCTATGACAGCACTTTTGGAAAGATATCAGCCTCATGTACCATCTTCAGAAAAACGTGGCATTCCACAGGTACATTTTGCTCCACCTCTTATATATCCTCCTTTTCATTCTTCACATTATCATCATcttctgatctctctctctcttcagtgtGCTGTGGGGTCCCGCTGCGCCATGAGACTGGGTCCACGCTTTGGGAAACTGTGTGAATGTGTCAGAGGATCTAACTGTAACTCGTTTCTCTTAAAATGCATCTGAGTCATTCAAAAAGTGGCAAATCCATAATCCTTCCTCAAGCTGTAAAGTCATACTCCTGAAAGAGGAAGTGGGTGGAAATCTGTATTCTGAATCACTTGTGCGAGCTTTATGATAAGCAttcatgtattatatatatgcattaaaaatgcaGCATGACAAACAATAGCAAAGCATGGCTTTAATGTGTTTATTCATTAATATCTTTAAAGCTTGTCTTGTGTTATCAATAAACATGGATATTCTTCATCTTATTGTCCTCGTGCATTATGCATCTGTTTAATACAACcctaacaaacaaaaactaaaaaatgattAGAATCAGGATTTACCCGTTCTGAAGTAGCTTGGAAAATagcattaaaaagtaattttcagcaaatattcaaACTGAACACAAGCAGCTAGATTATAAATTAAAGATGAAAATGGAATTGATTGTACTTTTCTTCCATAGTGACTCAATGATAATAGTTTATGTCTTCACccacatactgtataaataagACAGATCTatacaaatcttttttatttatttttttgtataagattttttaattacttttgtaGTGGTTACGTTATATTTTATACTTCCatcttttatatatatctatagttatagttatacacacacaccttAGACAAGGATGTTCAGCCAGCTGAGGTGTTTCTCTTCAGTCAGTGATAGGGGGTGGGGTTATACAAATTGTCTAAATGCATTATGGGCAATGTAATTCGTATAGTCAATGTGAGCTTGAT
Protein-coding sequences here:
- the LOC113105309 gene encoding cocaine- and amphetamine-regulated transcript protein-like; the encoded protein is MRSSEILTGLIIVGLFTVMCSGQTSQELTDDIQLSQHETEKELAEAMTALLERYQPHVPSSEKRGIPQCAVGSRCAMRLGPRFGKLCECVRGSNCNSFLLKCI